One Sanguibacter sp. HDW7 DNA window includes the following coding sequences:
- the infC gene encoding translation initiation factor IF-3 codes for MACAVGQSEASTCIPGRRPSPFPGPTVYRSEETHISEPRINERIRVPEVRLVGPQGEQVGIVRVEDALRLAQEADLDLVEVAPDARPPVCKLMDYGKFKYEADMKAREARRNQANTVLKEIRFRLKIDPHDYGTKKGHVERFLSAGDKVKVMIMFRGREQSRPEMGVRLLQRLADDVAELGFVESMPKQDGRNMTMVLGPTKKKSEVKGEVRRRREPRPDQPADVSGEETFVETEILEAEAEVVEAPVAEAPVVEAPAAAAPAAPKAAPVKAAAAPKPATAKPAAAKPAAAPKPAAAKPAAAPKPAAAPKPAAAPKPAATPKPTARPAAPKPAPKPVAPRPKKSE; via the coding sequence GTGGCGTGCGCGGTCGGACAATCAGAGGCCTCCACCTGCATCCCGGGTCGGAGGCCTTCTCCGTTCCCGGGCCCGACAGTTTACAGATCTGAGGAGACTCACATCAGCGAGCCCCGCATCAACGAGCGGATCCGCGTCCCTGAGGTCCGCCTGGTCGGCCCCCAGGGCGAGCAGGTGGGCATCGTCCGCGTGGAGGACGCCCTGCGCCTTGCGCAGGAGGCTGACCTCGACCTGGTCGAGGTCGCGCCTGACGCGCGTCCCCCCGTGTGCAAGCTCATGGACTACGGGAAGTTCAAGTACGAGGCGGACATGAAGGCGCGTGAGGCCCGGCGCAACCAGGCCAACACCGTCCTCAAGGAGATCCGCTTCCGCCTGAAGATCGACCCGCACGACTACGGCACGAAGAAGGGCCACGTCGAGCGCTTCCTGTCCGCCGGCGACAAGGTCAAGGTCATGATCATGTTCCGTGGCCGCGAGCAGTCGCGCCCGGAGATGGGCGTGCGCCTGCTCCAGCGTCTGGCCGACGACGTCGCCGAGCTCGGCTTCGTCGAGTCGATGCCGAAGCAGGACGGTCGCAACATGACGATGGTCCTCGGCCCGACGAAGAAGAAGTCCGAGGTCAAGGGCGAGGTCCGTCGTCGTCGCGAGCCGCGTCCCGACCAGCCCGCCGACGTCTCCGGCGAGGAGACCTTTGTCGAGACCGAGATCCTCGAGGCCGAGGCCGAGGTCGTCGAGGCCCCTGTCGCCGAGGCGCCCGTCGTCGAGGCTCCCGCAGCCGCGGCGCCGGCGGCCCCGAAGGCCGCTCCGGTCAAGGCGGCCGCGGCTCCGAAGCCTGCGACGGCCAAGCCTGCGGCGGCCAAGCCTGCAGCGGCTCCGAAGCCTGCGGCGGCCAAGCCTGCAGCGGCTCCGAAGCCGGCTGCGGCCCCGAAGCCCGCTGCGGCTCCCAAGCCCGCCGCGACGCCGAAGCCGACGGCCCGCCCGGCCGCCCCCAAGCCCGCTCCGAAGCCGGTCGCCCCGCGGCCGAAGAAGAGCGAGTGA
- the rpmI gene encoding 50S ribosomal protein L35, with protein MPKNKTHSGAKKRFRITGTGKVMREQANKRHLLEHKSSRRTRRLSTDQVVSAADTPKIKKLLGK; from the coding sequence ATGCCGAAGAACAAGACGCACTCCGGTGCCAAGAAGCGGTTCCGCATCACCGGTACCGGCAAGGTCATGCGTGAGCAGGCCAACAAGCGCCACCTGCTCGAGCACAAGTCGAGCCGCCGCACGCGCCGCCTGAGCACCGACCAGGTCGTCTCGGCCGCCGACACCCCCAAGATCAAGAAGCTGCTCGGCAAGTGA
- the rplT gene encoding 50S ribosomal protein L20 translates to MARVKRAVNAQKKRRSVLEQASGYRGQRSRLYRKAKEQVTHSGVYAYRDRKKRKGDFRQLWITRINAAVRAEDMTYNRFIQGLKAAGVEVDRRVLADLAVTDANAFKVLVEVAKKALPADINAPKDAA, encoded by the coding sequence GTGGCACGCGTGAAGCGGGCAGTCAACGCCCAGAAGAAGCGTCGTTCCGTCCTCGAGCAGGCGAGCGGCTACCGTGGTCAGCGTTCGCGCCTGTACCGCAAGGCCAAGGAGCAGGTCACGCACTCGGGCGTCTACGCCTACCGTGACCGCAAGAAGCGCAAGGGCGACTTCCGTCAGCTCTGGATCACGCGCATCAACGCCGCGGTCCGCGCCGAGGACATGACGTACAACCGCTTCATCCAGGGCCTCAAGGCCGCGGGTGTCGAGGTCGACCGTCGCGTCCTCGCGGACCTCGCCGTCACCGACGCGAACGCCTTCAAGGTGCTCGTCGAGGTCGCGAAGAAGGCCCTCCCGGCCGACATCAACGCGCCCAAGGACGCTGCCTGA
- a CDS encoding RNA methyltransferase, with protein MPDLSNPRAERVRGIRALSGRPARSRAGRYLVEGPQGVREAVLHARDDVREVYLTEAAAERYAEIVDACDGLWLRTGTPEVLEAMSPDAQGVLAVLEPRPSSLDALLERGPRLVAVLVEARDPGNAGTVIRAVDAAGGDGVVLAGSSVDPHNPKVVRSTAGSLFHVPVVAGDDARALEDVVVRLRAAGLQVLAADGTGEHDLDDLLDVAGTAPAGRPDLAAPTAWVFGNEARGLTDEQRALADHVVRAPLRGRAESLNLAMAATVCLYGSARAQRARRG; from the coding sequence ATGCCTGATCTCTCCAACCCCCGCGCTGAGCGGGTGCGAGGGATCCGGGCGTTGTCCGGGCGTCCTGCGCGTTCCCGGGCCGGGCGCTACCTCGTCGAGGGCCCCCAGGGCGTCCGCGAGGCTGTCCTCCACGCGCGCGACGACGTCCGCGAGGTCTACCTCACGGAAGCTGCCGCAGAGCGCTACGCAGAGATCGTCGACGCGTGCGACGGTCTGTGGCTGCGCACGGGGACGCCGGAGGTCCTCGAGGCGATGAGCCCCGACGCGCAGGGCGTTCTCGCGGTGCTCGAGCCTCGCCCCTCCTCGCTCGACGCGCTGCTCGAGCGCGGGCCGCGGCTCGTCGCGGTGCTCGTCGAGGCACGTGACCCCGGCAACGCCGGGACGGTCATCCGGGCCGTCGACGCCGCAGGGGGCGACGGCGTCGTCCTTGCCGGCAGCAGCGTCGACCCGCACAACCCCAAGGTCGTGAGGTCGACGGCCGGCTCGCTCTTCCACGTCCCCGTCGTCGCGGGCGACGACGCGCGCGCTCTTGAGGACGTCGTCGTGAGGCTGCGCGCCGCGGGCCTGCAGGTCCTCGCCGCGGACGGCACGGGCGAGCACGATCTCGACGACCTTCTCGACGTCGCGGGCACGGCGCCCGCCGGGCGCCCCGACCTCGCGGCGCCGACCGCGTGGGTCTTCGGCAACGAGGCGCGTGGCCTCACGGACGAGCAGCGCGCGCTCGCCGACCATGTCGTGCGTGCGCCGCTGCGTGGGCGGGCCGAGTCGCTCAACCTCGCGATGGCGGCGACCGTCTGCCTCTACGGCAGCGCTCGGGCGCAGCGCGCGCGGCGTGGCTAG
- a CDS encoding aldose 1-epimerase family protein: protein MNIPASGNQLEIQHGPYRAVVADVGATLRVLEHEGRPLVVPFAEDRVRPHYRGAVLTPWPNRVTDGRYEFDGRTHQLALTEPARSHALHGLAAWAVWTLVERSEASVTLETEIAPQSGYPWRVVTRATYTLTDAGLAWTITTTNTGDGDAPYGTGPHPYLVAGEGTLERWTLTLPAAQVLEVTPERLSPVAVRDVAAYGGGELDFRAGRTLAETFIDHAFTDVARDADGIARVEVRATEGTGVVMTFDAASPWVQVHTPAGADLAPEDFRVGLAVEPMTCPPGAFNDGTDLIVLAPGATHAVTWGIAAL from the coding sequence GTGAACATTCCTGCCTCCGGCAACCAGCTCGAGATTCAGCACGGCCCCTACCGCGCGGTCGTCGCCGACGTCGGCGCGACGCTCAGGGTCCTCGAGCACGAGGGCCGGCCGCTCGTCGTCCCGTTCGCCGAGGACCGGGTCCGTCCGCACTACCGTGGTGCCGTCCTCACTCCGTGGCCCAACCGCGTGACGGACGGTCGCTACGAGTTCGACGGTCGCACGCACCAGCTGGCGCTCACCGAGCCCGCGCGCTCGCACGCGCTCCACGGCCTTGCCGCGTGGGCCGTGTGGACGCTCGTCGAGCGGTCCGAGGCGTCGGTGACGCTCGAGACCGAGATCGCGCCGCAGTCCGGCTACCCGTGGCGCGTCGTCACGCGTGCGACGTACACGCTCACGGACGCTGGTCTTGCGTGGACGATCACGACGACGAACACGGGTGACGGCGACGCGCCCTACGGCACGGGTCCGCACCCGTACCTCGTCGCGGGCGAGGGCACGCTCGAGCGCTGGACGCTCACGCTGCCGGCCGCGCAGGTGCTCGAGGTGACGCCCGAACGGCTCTCGCCCGTCGCGGTGCGCGACGTTGCGGCCTATGGCGGCGGCGAGCTCGACTTCCGCGCGGGGCGGACGCTCGCCGAGACCTTCATCGATCACGCGTTCACGGATGTCGCGCGTGACGCCGACGGGATCGCTCGTGTCGAGGTGCGCGCAACCGAGGGGACGGGCGTCGTCATGACGTTCGACGCTGCGAGCCCGTGGGTCCAGGTCCACACGCCTGCGGGCGCGGACCTCGCACCCGAGGACTTCCGCGTGGGCCTCGCGGTCGAGCCCATGACGTGCCCGCCCGGCGCGTTCAACGACGGCACGGATCTCATCGTCCTCGCGCCGGGTGCGACGCACGCCGTGACGTGGGGGATCGCGGCGCTCTGA
- the pheS gene encoding phenylalanine--tRNA ligase subunit alpha: MSTSDTSPLSPLDAPGVEAALAAALAAVAAAPDLDALKDVRLAHAGDRSPLALANRAIGQLAGPDKATAGKILGPARGRLNQALAARTEVLEAERAARVLVTEAVDVTLPTDRVQAGARHPLELLQEQVGDFFVGMGWEIAEGPEVEAEWFNFDALNFGVDHPARQMQDTFFVEPPAGAEASGLVLRTHTSPVQARTMLARDVPIYIACPGKTFRTDELDATHTPVFHQVEGLAVDKGLTMAHLKGTLDAFARAMFGPEARTRLRPSFFPFTEPSAEMDLWFPQKKGGAGWIEWGGCGMVNPNVLRAAGIDPDEYTGFAFGMGLERTLMLRHAITDMHDIIEGDVRFSRQFGMGF; the protein is encoded by the coding sequence ATGTCCACCTCCGACACGTCGCCCCTGTCGCCTCTTGACGCCCCCGGCGTCGAGGCGGCCCTCGCCGCCGCGCTCGCCGCGGTCGCCGCGGCACCCGACCTCGACGCCCTCAAGGACGTCCGCCTCGCCCACGCGGGCGACCGCAGCCCGCTCGCGCTCGCGAACCGCGCGATCGGCCAGCTCGCGGGCCCCGACAAGGCGACGGCCGGCAAGATCCTCGGCCCCGCGCGCGGCCGCCTCAACCAGGCGCTCGCCGCACGCACCGAGGTCCTCGAGGCCGAGCGCGCCGCGCGCGTCCTCGTCACCGAGGCCGTCGACGTCACGCTGCCGACCGACCGGGTCCAGGCGGGCGCCCGCCACCCGCTCGAGCTCCTTCAGGAGCAGGTCGGCGACTTCTTCGTCGGCATGGGCTGGGAGATCGCCGAGGGGCCCGAGGTCGAGGCCGAGTGGTTCAACTTCGACGCGCTGAACTTCGGCGTCGACCACCCCGCGCGCCAGATGCAGGACACGTTCTTCGTCGAGCCGCCCGCGGGCGCCGAGGCCTCGGGCCTCGTCCTGCGCACGCACACGTCGCCCGTCCAGGCGCGCACCATGCTCGCGCGCGACGTGCCGATCTACATCGCGTGCCCGGGCAAGACGTTCCGCACGGACGAGCTCGACGCGACGCACACGCCGGTCTTCCACCAGGTCGAGGGCCTCGCGGTCGACAAGGGCCTGACGATGGCTCACCTCAAGGGCACGCTCGACGCGTTTGCTCGCGCGATGTTCGGTCCCGAGGCGCGCACGCGTCTGCGCCCGAGCTTCTTCCCGTTTACGGAGCCCTCCGCGGAGATGGACCTCTGGTTCCCGCAGAAGAAGGGCGGCGCGGGCTGGATCGAGTGGGGTGGCTGCGGCATGGTCAACCCCAACGTCCTGCGCGCAGCGGGCATCGACCCGGACGAGTACACGGGCTTCGCGTTCGGCATGGGCCTCGAGCGCACGCTCATGCTCCGCCACGCGATCACCGACATGCACGACATCATCGAGGGCGACGTCCGCTTCTCACGTCAGTTCGGAATGGGGTTCTGA
- the pheT gene encoding phenylalanine--tRNA ligase subunit beta, which yields MPNIALGWLGEHVELPAGLTAEQLAADLVRVGLEEEAVHGAAVTGPLVVGTVLSLVKEEQKNGKTINWCQVDVGAHNVLDEAGQPTLPRGIVCGAHNFVEGDRVVVALPGAVLPGPFAIASRKTYGHVSDGMICSQRELGLGEDHDGIIVLDRLGYTGQPNGTDAVELLGLGEQVLEINVTPDRGYCFSMRGVAREYSHSTGAAFTDPGLAETPAATADGFVVEVDDDAPIHGQVGCDRFVTRIVRGIDPTAETPAWMKKRLTQAGMRSISLAVDVTNYVMLDLGQPLHAYDLAKVAAPIVVRRAHAGETFTTLDDAKRTLTAEDLLITDSPDGARASRVQGIAGVMGGQVSEVSATTTDVLVEAAHFDTVTVARSSRRHKIPSEAAKRFERGVDPLLPPVAAQRVVDLLVEHGGGTADAAVSDLDATQPPAAVTFAWSETARLTGVEHPRERIAEILEQIGCTLADGDGDTVAVTPPTWRPDLTGPEHLVEEVARIDGYDAIEPVLPTAPGGTGLTHSQRARRSVARALAESGFVETLSYPFVGAAQHDALGLPADDARRRAVRLANPMSDEAPELRTNLLTTLLGTVRRNVGRGFTDLAVSETGLVTLPREGAPAAPQLPGARRPSDDELASIAAAVPDQPRHVAGVLVGARERAGWWGQGRAAGWEDALEAARLVGRTLGVELTAVNDAERMPWHPGRCARLELATGEVVGWAGELHPQVLERLDLPARASAFELDLDAVIGASATGPVQAVPVSTFPPAKEDFAFVVDAAVPADALRKVVADAAGDLAEDVRVFDVFTGAQVGEGRKSVAVALRLRGASATLTAEQTAEVRGRVVDRAAKELGAQLR from the coding sequence ATGCCGAACATCGCACTGGGCTGGCTCGGCGAGCACGTCGAGCTCCCCGCCGGCCTCACGGCCGAGCAGCTGGCCGCCGACCTCGTCCGCGTCGGGCTCGAGGAGGAGGCCGTCCACGGTGCCGCCGTCACGGGTCCGCTCGTCGTCGGCACCGTCCTGTCCCTCGTCAAGGAGGAGCAGAAGAACGGCAAGACGATCAACTGGTGCCAGGTCGACGTCGGCGCGCACAACGTGCTCGACGAGGCCGGGCAGCCGACGCTTCCGCGCGGCATCGTGTGCGGCGCGCACAACTTCGTCGAGGGCGACCGCGTCGTCGTCGCGCTCCCGGGCGCGGTGCTGCCCGGGCCGTTCGCGATCGCGTCGCGCAAGACGTACGGCCACGTGTCCGACGGCATGATCTGCTCGCAGCGCGAGCTCGGTCTGGGCGAGGACCACGACGGCATCATCGTGCTCGACCGGCTCGGTTACACGGGCCAGCCGAACGGCACCGATGCTGTCGAGCTCCTCGGCCTCGGCGAGCAGGTTCTCGAGATCAACGTCACGCCGGACCGCGGCTACTGCTTCTCGATGCGCGGCGTCGCCCGCGAGTACTCGCACTCGACCGGCGCGGCGTTCACGGACCCGGGCCTCGCCGAGACGCCTGCCGCGACGGCCGACGGCTTCGTCGTCGAGGTCGACGACGACGCCCCGATCCACGGCCAGGTGGGCTGCGACCGCTTCGTCACGCGAATCGTGCGCGGCATCGACCCGACCGCAGAGACGCCGGCGTGGATGAAGAAGCGCCTCACGCAGGCGGGCATGCGCTCGATCTCGCTCGCGGTCGACGTGACGAACTACGTCATGCTCGACCTCGGCCAGCCGCTGCACGCGTACGACCTCGCGAAGGTCGCCGCGCCGATCGTCGTCCGCCGCGCGCACGCGGGGGAGACGTTCACGACGCTCGATGACGCGAAGCGCACGCTCACGGCCGAGGACCTCCTCATCACGGACTCGCCGGACGGCGCGCGGGCCTCTCGCGTCCAGGGCATCGCGGGCGTCATGGGCGGGCAGGTCTCGGAGGTGTCGGCGACGACGACCGACGTGCTCGTCGAGGCCGCCCACTTCGACACGGTGACGGTCGCGCGCTCGTCTCGCCGCCACAAGATCCCCTCGGAGGCAGCCAAGCGCTTCGAGCGTGGCGTCGACCCGCTCCTGCCGCCCGTCGCGGCGCAGCGCGTCGTCGACCTGCTCGTCGAGCACGGCGGCGGCACGGCCGACGCTGCGGTCTCGGACCTCGACGCGACGCAGCCGCCCGCGGCCGTGACGTTCGCGTGGTCGGAGACGGCACGCCTCACGGGCGTCGAGCACCCGCGCGAGCGGATCGCGGAGATCCTCGAGCAGATCGGCTGCACGCTCGCGGACGGCGACGGCGACACCGTCGCGGTGACGCCTCCGACGTGGCGCCCCGACCTCACGGGTCCGGAGCACCTCGTCGAGGAGGTTGCGCGCATCGACGGCTACGACGCGATCGAGCCGGTCCTGCCGACCGCGCCCGGCGGCACTGGCCTCACGCACTCCCAGCGTGCGCGGCGCTCGGTCGCCCGCGCGCTCGCCGAGTCGGGCTTCGTCGAGACGCTGTCGTACCCGTTCGTCGGCGCCGCGCAGCACGACGCGCTCGGGCTGCCCGCGGACGACGCGCGCCGTCGTGCGGTGCGCCTCGCGAACCCGATGTCCGACGAGGCTCCCGAGCTGCGCACGAACCTGCTGACGACGCTGCTCGGCACGGTGCGCCGCAACGTCGGCCGTGGCTTCACGGACCTCGCGGTCTCGGAGACGGGGCTCGTGACGCTCCCGCGCGAGGGTGCGCCTGCGGCGCCCCAGCTGCCGGGCGCGCGTCGCCCGTCGGACGACGAGCTCGCGTCGATCGCCGCGGCCGTCCCGGACCAGCCGCGCCACGTCGCCGGTGTCCTCGTCGGCGCGCGCGAGCGTGCCGGCTGGTGGGGCCAGGGCCGCGCCGCCGGCTGGGAGGACGCCCTCGAGGCCGCTCGCCTCGTCGGGCGTACGCTCGGCGTCGAGCTCACGGCCGTCAACGACGCGGAGCGCATGCCGTGGCACCCGGGCCGCTGTGCGCGCCTCGAGCTCGCCACGGGCGAGGTCGTCGGCTGGGCCGGTGAGCTCCACCCGCAGGTGCTCGAGCGTCTCGACCTGCCGGCGCGCGCGTCGGCGTTCGAGCTCGACCTCGACGCGGTCATCGGCGCGAGCGCGACCGGGCCCGTCCAGGCCGTCCCCGTCTCGACGTTCCCGCCCGCGAAGGAGGACTTCGCGTTCGTCGTCGACGCCGCGGTCCCGGCCGACGCGCTGCGCAAGGTCGTCGCAGACGCAGCGGGCGACCTCGCCGAGGACGTCCGTGTGTTCGACGTCTTCACGGGCGCGCAGGTCGGCGAGGGCCGCAAGTCGGTCGCTGTCGCCCTGCGACTGCGCGGCGCGAGCGCGACGCTCACGGCCGAGCAGACCGCCGAGGTCCGCGGCCGCGTCGTCGACCGCGCCGCGAAGGAGCTGGGCGCTCAGCTGCGCTGA
- a CDS encoding VOC family protein, which translates to MRTFTPNIWFAGDAEEAAELYARVLPSTRITRTDRYPTEGLLPFQEQLAGKVLTVMLSGPGCDLVHINAGPEFRPTPASSFTVTFGAADDPGAVAALDAAASALAEGGRVLMPLQQYPFSDRYTWVEDRYGVSWQLTVAFPDAPAEASIVPTLLFGGPAQDRAAEAIAEWTALLPGSEVVRTVPYPEATGPAASGAVMFAEVRLADQRVFVMDAGSAQDTTFTPAVSYQLACPDQAEIDRLWTALSTVPEAEQCGWCVDRFGVSWQIVPANMDELMERPHAFEHMMEMKKLVIDDF; encoded by the coding sequence ATGCGCACGTTCACGCCGAACATCTGGTTCGCGGGCGACGCCGAGGAGGCCGCGGAGCTCTACGCCCGCGTGCTGCCGTCTACTCGCATCACCCGCACCGACCGCTACCCCACCGAGGGCCTGCTCCCCTTCCAGGAGCAGCTCGCCGGCAAGGTCCTCACCGTCATGCTCTCGGGCCCCGGCTGCGACCTCGTCCACATCAACGCCGGCCCCGAGTTCCGGCCCACACCCGCGTCGTCGTTCACCGTGACGTTCGGCGCGGCCGACGACCCGGGCGCGGTCGCCGCGCTCGACGCCGCGGCCTCCGCCCTCGCCGAGGGCGGACGGGTCCTCATGCCGCTCCAGCAGTACCCGTTCAGCGACCGCTACACGTGGGTCGAGGACCGGTACGGCGTCTCCTGGCAGCTCACGGTCGCGTTCCCCGACGCACCTGCCGAGGCGTCGATCGTCCCGACGCTGCTCTTCGGCGGTCCCGCGCAGGACCGAGCGGCCGAGGCCATCGCCGAGTGGACCGCGCTCCTGCCCGGCTCGGAGGTCGTCCGCACCGTGCCGTACCCGGAGGCCACGGGTCCCGCTGCCTCAGGCGCCGTGATGTTCGCCGAGGTCCGCCTCGCCGACCAGCGCGTCTTCGTCATGGACGCGGGCTCGGCGCAGGACACGACGTTCACGCCCGCCGTCTCCTACCAGCTCGCGTGCCCCGACCAGGCCGAGATCGACCGCCTCTGGACGGCCCTCTCGACCGTCCCCGAGGCCGAGCAGTGCGGCTGGTGCGTCGACAGGTTCGGCGTCTCGTGGCAGATCGTCCCCGCGAACATGGACGAGCTCATGGAACGCCCGCACGCGTTCGAGCACATGATGGAGATGAAGAAGCTCGTCATCGACGACTTCTGA
- a CDS encoding ferrous iron transporter B → MTSSCHEAPGPGTTAVIGAPVVVLLGNPNAGKSTLFNSATGARQHVVNAPGTTVEVAEGTWRTAHGHVRLVDAPGTYSLVARSPDEAVAARAATGADGTVPDVLVVVADATTLPRSLVLLGQVLAPGTLGERTRVVVALTMLDTARAQGVTLDAPTLSEALGLPVVGVDPRSGAGLGMLADAVLGDAAFSDAGSDDLPDDDAAPAAVRTPPPASDDAPDVFAWVGTVLEVLGDRATPRVRTTLSDRVDAALLRPWVGLPVFGLVMWALLWLATTATAPVMDGVGRLVTWLGELVRPLVPGPAWVGGLVIDGVLQGVGTVLSFLPLLAIVFGAIAVLEDSGYLARVAVVTDRAVRRLGLDGRAVLPLILGFGCNVPALTATRTLPDARARLLVGLVVPMTTCPARLTVYLLVATAVVPEHAATVVAAAYLTSVVLVVGGAWLLRSTLFRDLVPEGLVLALPAYHRPGLRSTAQSIATRCGSFVRRAGTVIVATLIVLWVLLAVPTTGDHAIADVPVADSAYGAVAHGLAPALAPAGLDDWHVAGALVTGIVAKEVVVGALAQAYAIDEPADAGPSTLTEHLRASLEVSSGGAAIAAGLALVVLVLAYTPCVATIGEQRRLFGTRVAVLAALGQLAVAWTLAVVVFQVGRLL, encoded by the coding sequence GTGACCTCGAGCTGCCACGAGGCCCCCGGCCCCGGCACGACGGCCGTCATCGGCGCGCCCGTCGTCGTCCTCCTCGGCAATCCCAACGCCGGCAAGTCGACGCTCTTCAACAGCGCGACCGGCGCCCGCCAGCACGTCGTCAACGCCCCGGGCACGACCGTCGAGGTCGCCGAGGGCACGTGGCGCACCGCGCACGGCCACGTCCGGCTCGTCGACGCCCCAGGTACGTACTCGCTCGTCGCACGCTCCCCCGACGAGGCCGTCGCGGCCCGCGCCGCGACGGGCGCCGACGGCACGGTGCCCGACGTCCTCGTCGTCGTCGCCGACGCGACGACCCTGCCACGCTCGCTCGTGCTGCTGGGGCAGGTGCTCGCGCCCGGCACGCTCGGCGAGCGCACGCGCGTCGTCGTTGCGCTGACGATGCTCGACACTGCCCGCGCCCAGGGCGTCACGCTCGACGCGCCGACGCTCTCCGAGGCGCTCGGCCTGCCCGTCGTCGGCGTCGACCCACGCTCGGGCGCCGGACTCGGGATGCTCGCGGACGCGGTGCTCGGCGACGCGGCGTTCAGCGACGCGGGCTCAGACGACCTGCCCGACGACGACGCGGCCCCGGCCGCTGTTCGCACACCTCCCCCGGCGTCCGACGACGCCCCCGACGTCTTCGCCTGGGTCGGCACCGTCCTCGAGGTCCTCGGCGACCGCGCGACGCCGCGCGTCCGCACGACGCTCTCGGATCGCGTCGACGCCGCCCTCCTACGCCCGTGGGTCGGCCTGCCCGTCTTCGGCCTCGTCATGTGGGCGCTCCTGTGGCTCGCGACGACCGCGACCGCGCCCGTCATGGACGGCGTCGGCCGGCTCGTCACGTGGCTGGGCGAGCTCGTGCGGCCGCTCGTGCCGGGCCCCGCGTGGGTCGGCGGGCTCGTCATCGACGGCGTCCTCCAGGGCGTCGGGACAGTCCTGTCGTTCCTGCCGTTGCTCGCCATCGTCTTCGGCGCGATCGCCGTGCTCGAGGACTCCGGCTACCTCGCGCGTGTCGCCGTCGTCACCGACCGCGCCGTCCGGCGCCTCGGGCTCGACGGGCGCGCCGTCCTCCCCCTCATCCTCGGCTTCGGGTGCAACGTCCCGGCGCTCACCGCGACCCGCACGCTGCCCGACGCCCGCGCGCGACTTCTCGTCGGCCTCGTCGTCCCGATGACCACGTGCCCCGCGCGCCTCACCGTCTACCTGCTCGTCGCGACCGCTGTCGTGCCCGAGCACGCGGCAACCGTCGTCGCGGCCGCGTATCTCACGAGCGTCGTTCTCGTCGTCGGCGGCGCCTGGCTGCTGCGAAGCACGCTCTTCCGCGACCTCGTGCCCGAGGGGCTCGTCCTCGCGTTGCCCGCCTATCACCGGCCCGGGCTGCGCTCGACCGCGCAGTCGATCGCGACCCGCTGCGGGTCGTTCGTCCGGCGCGCGGGCACCGTCATCGTCGCGACGCTCATCGTCCTCTGGGTGCTCCTCGCCGTCCCCACGACGGGCGATCACGCCATCGCCGACGTTCCCGTCGCCGACAGCGCGTACGGCGCCGTCGCCCACGGCCTCGCGCCCGCGCTCGCGCCCGCAGGTCTCGACGACTGGCACGTCGCGGGCGCCCTCGTCACGGGCATCGTCGCCAAGGAGGTCGTCGTCGGCGCGCTCGCCCAGGCATACGCGATCGACGAACCCGCGGACGCCGGACCCAGCACGCTCACGGAGCACCTGCGGGCGTCGCTCGAGGTGTCGTCGGGCGGAGCCGCGATCGCTGCGGGCCTCGCGCTCGTCGTGCTCGTCCTCGCCTACACGCCGTGCGTCGCGACGATCGGCGAGCAGCGCCGCCTCTTCGGCACGCGCGTCGCCGTGCTCGCCGCGCTCGGACAGCTCGCGGTCGCCTGGACGCTCGCGGTCGTCGTCTTCCAGGTCGGCAGGCTGCTGTGA
- a CDS encoding FeoA domain-containing protein, with product MDLALLPLGLDAVVARVDVDGPLGARLAELGLRPGARVRPTHAAAAGARVVALGADRIALDRSTCGRVEIVLP from the coding sequence ATGGACCTCGCGCTTCTCCCCCTCGGCCTCGACGCGGTCGTCGCGCGCGTCGACGTCGACGGCCCGCTGGGCGCACGCCTCGCCGAGCTTGGCCTGCGCCCCGGCGCCCGCGTCCGCCCGACCCACGCGGCCGCCGCCGGCGCCCGGGTCGTCGCCCTCGGCGCCGACCGCATCGCGCTCGACCGGTCGACGTGCGGCCGCGTCGAGATCGTCCTGCCGTGA